Below is a window of Ktedonobacteraceae bacterium DNA.
TCCGATTGTTTCCGGCGCGCTGCCAGTAACGATTGAGCAACCAGTCGCGCCCCTTGCCTGGGTGCCGCCGACCCGCCCAATCGAGGAGCCGCTGCTCCAGCAGATCATCGTAGCGGTTCAGCGTTGCCGCCGGAACGATACCGTTGTAGTAGTTCGCCCAGCCCATAATCATGGGATTGAGTTCCTCAATCACCTGCGCCTGCGGAGCCTGCTGCAACTGCCGTAACTTTTGCTCGATGGCCGCCAGGTGCCGATTGCTCGCCTCCTGGCCGGGGGCCACGATGGTCTTCAATCCCGTTGGGCGCAGCGGCGACGTGAGCCGCTGCATAAGGGATGTGAATCCAGACATGCTTGCCTGCGCCGGTGCCCGTCCCTGCCCGCTCCTGCCTGGAGAAGGTTGCTCTCTCGACTCCTGATGAATGTGAAAGCCCAGGAAATCGAAGCCGACCTGGCCTGAATAGGGCATCAGCGTATGCGCGATGCGTGTTTTGCCGGGATGCAGGTGCAATCCCATCGTTGCCAGCCACTGCCGGACTCGTTTGGCCGCCTGTTGCAGTTCCTTGAGGTCGGTATGCAAAATCACGAAGTCGTCGGCATAGCGTATCAGCAACGGCCGCTCCTTTGCCTGATCTCTGGCGGTACTGCCAGCTGCTATGGCCTCCATTCCATGCAGCGCCACATTCATCAATAAAGGCGAAAGCACGCCTCCCTGGGCAATGCCCGTTTCGACGGCATAGTAGGTGTGGTCGTCGATCACCCCCGCCTTGAGCCAGGCCTGAATGGTCTCGCGCAGCGCAGGATAGGTTTGCAGCTTGTCCAGCACCATCGCCTGGTTGACATGATCAAATGCCCCCTCGATATCAGCATCGAACACATAGGTAGGCTGGCGTTCAATCGCGACCAGAATGGCCGCGATCGCATCATGCCCACTGCGACCGGGACGAAAACCGAAGCTATGTGGCTCAAACTGCGCCTCCCACTCCGGTTCAAGCGCCAGTTTCACCAGCGCCTGCTTGCAGCGGTCGATCATCGGCAGGATGGCCACCGGGCGCTGTTCCGTCGTACCCGGCTTGGGAATCCATACTCGCCGCACCGGTCGCGGCACCTGTTGTCGCCAGTTCCGCGGATGAATCGTCGCCGCCATCGCCAGCCGCTCCTCGGCACTCAGCGATTTAACGCCATCGACGCCCGGCGTATGCCTGCCCGAATTCTCCTCCGCCGCGCGGCGCACCGCCAGTAGCCGGGCCGCCTCGGACTCCATCAATCGCTGCTGCAAGGAATGTACCGCCTGCTTATCCCCGCGCTGGCATGCCTGTGAAATCTGCATCTGCATGCGCACCACCTGCTGCTCCAACGATTTCCACGGCACGCCATTGCGTGCTGAATTCGCCGGAGCAGCCGCCTGTTGCACGCGCGCGTTTCCCGATAGTTTCTTATCTTTCATCTCCTATGTCCGATTCACTTTCAATACAAACGCGACAAAGGGCCGATAAATCGGCGGTGCCCACGATAAATCGGGGCCTACGGCCATCACCCGGTCACCCATTTGCCCCGTTGCCACCCTGTGACGATGAAGCGGCACCCCGGCGGTGCCGTAGGGGCCGATTCATCGCGCCCAGCGCCGATTCATCGGCCCTACGTGGGAAACCGACCACTGCTGGATTGCTTCGTCAATGCCTACCATCCTGTTCCTGGAACAGGGTCTATTTGCCGGACGATTGCCCCACCCTGGGCGCGATAAATCTGGCCTCTACATCCTCGCCCCCATCACACATTGCACACAAAACACTGCTTGTTCCTCATCCGCACGCTCTCTTTATCCTCGTAGATGCTCATCGCGCCGTTGTTTTCGTAGACCAGGATGGGTACATGCCTGTATACATCCGTGTACTGGTTGATCA
It encodes the following:
- a CDS encoding reverse transcriptase domain-containing protein, with the translated sequence MKDKKLSGNARVQQAAAPANSARNGVPWKSLEQQVVRMQMQISQACQRGDKQAVHSLQQRLMESEAARLLAVRRAAEENSGRHTPGVDGVKSLSAEERLAMAATIHPRNWRQQVPRPVRRVWIPKPGTTEQRPVAILPMIDRCKQALVKLALEPEWEAQFEPHSFGFRPGRSGHDAIAAILVAIERQPTYVFDADIEGAFDHVNQAMVLDKLQTYPALRETIQAWLKAGVIDDHTYYAVETGIAQGGVLSPLLMNVALHGMEAIAAGSTARDQAKERPLLIRYADDFVILHTDLKELQQAAKRVRQWLATMGLHLHPGKTRIAHTLMPYSGQVGFDFLGFHIHQESREQPSPGRSGQGRAPAQASMSGFTSLMQRLTSPLRPTGLKTIVAPGQEASNRHLAAIEQKLRQLQQAPQAQVIEELNPMIMGWANYYNGIVPAATLNRYDDLLEQRLLDWAGRRHPGKGRDWLLNRYWQRAGNNRRVFATTNGIQLRAYRQKSILKG